GTGTGGTCGGCGCGATGGTTGGCCAGCAGGTCGGCGGCAATACTGGCGCGGCGGTGGGTGCGGGCTTGGGCGGCGCAGCCGGCAGCATGGTCGGTGCGGATCGCCGCAGCCGCACCGAAGCAGCCATTGGCGGCGGCCTGGGCGCGGCGGGCGGCAATGTGCTCGGCCAGCAGGTCGGTGGCAATACCGGCGGCCTGGTCGGAGCCGCCGTCGGTGGCGGCGCCGGCGGGGCGCTGGGCAACCACATGGGCAACGCCAGCTACGACGACGATCGGCGTGGCAAGCACCACCACGGCAAGAAGCATCGCCACGGCAAGAAACACTGGCATCGTCGCTGATGTGTCAGTGCGGGCCGACCGCGCAAGGCCGGCCCGCGTTTATCCCTCGCTCAGCAGACGCTGCAACGCCGCTCTCAGGCTCGCCGGCATACTGACCGGCCGGTTGCTCGAACGATCCACGAATACGTGCACGAAGCGCCCGGCGGCACAGGCCTGTTCCTCGCCGACCTTGAAGATCGCCAACTCGTACTGCACCGAACTGTTACCCAGCTTGCCAACGCGCAGCCCGACCTCGATGGCCTCGGGGAAGGCAATGGAAGCGAAGTAGTCGCAGGCCGAGCTGACCACGAAACCCACCACCTCGCCTTCATGAATATCCAGCCCACCTTCGGCGATCAGGTAGGCATTCACCGCGCTGTCGAAGTAGCTGTAATAGGTGACGTTGTTGACGTGGCCATAGATGTCGTTGTCGTGCCAGCGCGTGGTGATCGGCTGGAAGTGGCGGTAGTCGCCACGCAGGTGTTGAGGTTGGCTCATCGAGAGTCCTTTTGGATGGCATGGTGCGCGCGGCGCACGCCGACATGTAGGGTGCGCCGCGCGCACCAGCGGCAATCTCGCGTCAATAGGCAGCCTGGTAAATGGCCAGCGCCTGCTGCTCGTTCATCTCGCGCGGGTTGTTCACCAGCAGGCGCTGCTGCAGCATGGCGTCCGCCGCCAGTGTCGGCAACATGGCCTCGCTCACCCCGGCATCGCGTAGGCGCGTCGGCAGGCCGCTGCGTTGGCTGAAAGCGGCCAGGGCCTCGATCAGTTGCTCGGTCTGCGCCACCGCACTGCCTGCACGCAGGCGTTCGCCCAAAACCAACGGCGCCAGCTCGGCATACAGCGGCGCGGCGGCGGGCGCATTGAAGGCCAGCACCTGCGGCAGCACCAGGGCGTTGGACAACCCATGAGGGATATGGAAGTGGCCACCCAGGGGATAGGCCAGGGCATGCACCGCCGCCACAGGCGCATTGGCGAAGGCCTGGCCGGCCAGGCAGGCGCCGAGCAGCATGGCCTGGCGCGCCTCGCGGTTGCCGCCGTTGTGCACCACCTCATCGAGATTGGCCGCCAGCAGACGCAGCGCCTCACGCGCCAGCAGGTCGGAAAGCGGGTTCTTCTTCAGTGCACTGGTGTAGGCCTCGATGGCATGCACCATGGCGTCGATGCCGGTGGCCGCAGTGACCGCCGCTGGCAGGCCGAGGGTCAGGTCGGCGTCGAGCAGGGCCAGATCGGGCAGCAGCAGCGGCGACACCACACCCATCTTGGTGGTTTCGCCGGTGGTGACGATGGCGATGGGCGTCACCTCGGAGCCGGTACCGGCGGTGGTCGGCACCTGGATCAGCGGCAGGCGCCGGCCACGGGCATTGCCGACGCCATAGATATCACCCAACGCCTGAGCACAGTCGGGATGCGCCAGCAGCGCCACCAGCTTGGCCACGTCCATCGAGCTGCCGCCACCGAAGCCGACCACCAGCTCCGCCCGCATCTCCCGGGCCTGTGCCACGGCCGTCAGCACCACGGCCTCGGGCGGGTCGGCCAGCACCTGGTCAAACACCTGCACGGCCATGCCAGCGCGGGTGAAGCCCGGCAACAGTGGTTCAAGCAGGCCCAGCCGGGTGATGCCGGGGTCGGTGACGATCAGCACGCGCTGGGCGCCGCGCTCGCGGCAAAGTTCGGCCAGGCGCAGGCTGGCGCCGGATTCGCAAAGCATCTGCGCGGTGGTGGCGAAGCTGAAGGGATGCATGGGATTGCTCCTCTTGTTGTAGCCCGGATGCAATCCGGGGTTGATCGTGCAATCGGTGGCGGATGGTGCGCACAGCGCACCCTACTTCTGTAGGGTGCGCCGCGCGCACCAATCACCCACGTTAGAAGGCGAAGCTGTCCTCGGCCATGGCCATCAGACACCCCGCTCCACCCAACAGCGCCTCGCGGTGCGCGCTGGCGCGCGGCAGCATGCGGCGCAGGTAGAACTCGGCGCTGTGCAGCTTGGCCTGGTAAAAGTCCGCCTCGCCGCTGCCCGCGTCCAGCACATCCTGCGCCCGCGCCGCAGCCTGCAGCCAGAAGCCGGCCAGCAGCACATAGGCAGAGTACTGGAGAAAATCCACCGAAATGGCACCGATCTCCTGCGGATCGCGCTGGCAGGCGGCAATCACGTCACTGCTCAGTTCACGCCATTCGCCCAGGCGGGCCTGCACGACGGTCGCCATTTCCTTCAGCGCCGGGCGCGAGGCCTGGACATCGCACAGTGCGCTGAACTCGCCCTGCAGGGCACTCAATTCGGCGCCACCATCAGCCAGCAATTTGCGGCGGATATAGTCCAGTGCCTGGATGCCATTGGTGCCTTCATAGAGCTGGGTGATGCGGCTGTCGCGCATCAGTTGCTCCATGCCCCACTCACGAATGAAGCCGTGGCCGCCATAAACTTGCACAGCATGGCTGGCCACTTCCTGGCCCATGTCGGTGAAGAACGCCTTGACGATGGGAATCAGCAGCGCCGCGCGCTTGCCGGCCGCCTTGCGTGCCTCGGGCAAGTCGGCGCCGTGCTCCAGGTCGAGCTGGCGCGCGGTATAAGCGGCCAGCATGCGGCAGCCTTCGACCAGGGTCTTCTGGGTCAGCAGCATACGCCGCACGTCAGGGTGAACGATGATCGGGTCGGCCGCCTTGTCCGGCGCCTGCACCCCTGCCAGCCCACGCGATTGCAAACGCTCGCGGGCGTAGCGTAGCGCACCCTGGAAGGCCGCCTCGCCTATGCCCAAACCCTGCAGGCCGACCTGAAAGCGCGCGTCGTTCATCATGGTGAACATGCAGGCCAGGCCCTGGTTGGCCTCGCCCACCAGCCAGCCCGTGGCACCGTCGAAGTTCATCACGCAGGTGGAGGCGCCCTTGATGCCCATCTTGTGCTCGATGGCGCCGCAACTCAGGGCGTTGCGTTCACCCGGCGCACCCTCGGCAGTGGGCAGGAACTTGGGCACCAGCAGCAGGCTGATGCCCTTCACCCCGGCCGGCGCATCCGGCAGGCGTGCCAGCACCAGGTGGATGATGTTCTCCGACAGATCCTGCTCGCCGCCGCTGATGAAAATCTTGTTGCCGGTAACCCGGTAGCTGCCGTCGGCCTGTGGCTCGGCGCGGGTGCGCAGCAGGGCCAGGTCGGTGCCGGCCTGCGGCTCGGTCAGGCACATGGTGCCGGTCCACTGACCGCTGACCAGCTTGTCCAGATATTGCTGCTTCAGCGTTTCGCTGCCGTGCTTGTGCAACGCCAGCACGGCGCTCTCGGTCAGCCCGGAGTAGATGCGGAAAGACAGCGACGCGCCCATCAGCATCTCATGGAAGGCAAAGGCCACCAGTTGCGGGAAGCCCTGACCGCCATATTCCACCGGCCCGGTCATGCTCGCCCAGCCGTTATCCACGTACTGCCGGTAGGCCTCGGCGAAACCCTTGGGCGTGCTGACCTGGCCGTTCTCCAGGTGGCAGCCCTCTTCGTCGCTGTTGCGATTGAGCGGGGCTATCTCGCCAGCGGCGAATGCCGCCGCTTCTTCCAGCACGCCGTCGATCAGCTCGCGATCCAGGCCGTTGCCCAGGCGCTGGCAGTGCTCCGCTGCATCGAAGAGTTCGTGCAACACGAAGCGCATATCGCGCAATGGTGCCTGATAGCTCATACCTGGCCCTCCTGTACGTCACTGAAACGCTTGTTGTCGCTGGCCAGGCGCTCGATCAGCGCCGCCGGCTGCCAGTGTGCGCCGAAACGTTCGGCCAGGTGCAACAGGCGCTGACGGATGGCCGCGACGCCCTCGCCATCGGCCCAAGCCATCGGCCCGCCGCGCTCGGCAGGGAAGCCGTAGCCATTGAGGTAGACCAGATCGATGTCGTGGCTATTGGCAGCGATCTTCTCTTCGAGAATCTTCGCCCCCTCGTTGACCAGCGCCAGCAGGCAGCGCTCGAGAATCTCCTCGTTATCGATGTCACGACGGGCGAAGCCCAGGCGCTCGGCCTCGGCCTGCACCAGGGCGTCCACCTCGGGGTCATGCTCGGCCTGGCGGCTGCCTGGTGCGTAGAGGTAGTAGCCCTTGCCGCTCTTCTGGCCGAAGCGGCCCAGCTCACAGAGGCGGTTGTCCACTTGCACCGCTGGGTCGTCCTGGCCCTGGCCGGCCAGCTCGCGGGCACGCCATTCCAGGT
The genomic region above belongs to Pseudomonas sp. GOM7 and contains:
- a CDS encoding glycine zipper domain-containing protein; the protein is MKSLQLFFLSLGIGSGGYAFADNTEAGLGGALGGVVGAMVGQQVGGNTGAAVGAGLGGAAGSMVGADRRSRTEAAIGGGLGAAGGNVLGQQVGGNTGGLVGAAVGGGAGGALGNHMGNASYDDDRRGKHHHGKKHRHGKKHWHRR
- a CDS encoding acyl-CoA thioesterase, with amino-acid sequence MSQPQHLRGDYRHFQPITTRWHDNDIYGHVNNVTYYSYFDSAVNAYLIAEGGLDIHEGEVVGFVVSSACDYFASIAFPEAIEVGLRVGKLGNSSVQYELAIFKVGEEQACAAGRFVHVFVDRSSNRPVSMPASLRAALQRLLSEG
- a CDS encoding iron-containing alcohol dehydrogenase, with amino-acid sequence MHPFSFATTAQMLCESGASLRLAELCRERGAQRVLIVTDPGITRLGLLEPLLPGFTRAGMAVQVFDQVLADPPEAVVLTAVAQAREMRAELVVGFGGGSSMDVAKLVALLAHPDCAQALGDIYGVGNARGRRLPLIQVPTTAGTGSEVTPIAIVTTGETTKMGVVSPLLLPDLALLDADLTLGLPAAVTAATGIDAMVHAIEAYTSALKKNPLSDLLAREALRLLAANLDEVVHNGGNREARQAMLLGACLAGQAFANAPVAAVHALAYPLGGHFHIPHGLSNALVLPQVLAFNAPAAAPLYAELAPLVLGERLRAGSAVAQTEQLIEALAAFSQRSGLPTRLRDAGVSEAMLPTLAADAMLQQRLLVNNPREMNEQQALAIYQAAY
- a CDS encoding acyl-CoA dehydrogenase C-terminal domain-containing protein, whose translation is MSYQAPLRDMRFVLHELFDAAEHCQRLGNGLDRELIDGVLEEAAAFAAGEIAPLNRNSDEEGCHLENGQVSTPKGFAEAYRQYVDNGWASMTGPVEYGGQGFPQLVAFAFHEMLMGASLSFRIYSGLTESAVLALHKHGSETLKQQYLDKLVSGQWTGTMCLTEPQAGTDLALLRTRAEPQADGSYRVTGNKIFISGGEQDLSENIIHLVLARLPDAPAGVKGISLLLVPKFLPTAEGAPGERNALSCGAIEHKMGIKGASTCVMNFDGATGWLVGEANQGLACMFTMMNDARFQVGLQGLGIGEAAFQGALRYARERLQSRGLAGVQAPDKAADPIIVHPDVRRMLLTQKTLVEGCRMLAAYTARQLDLEHGADLPEARKAAGKRAALLIPIVKAFFTDMGQEVASHAVQVYGGHGFIREWGMEQLMRDSRITQLYEGTNGIQALDYIRRKLLADGGAELSALQGEFSALCDVQASRPALKEMATVVQARLGEWRELSSDVIAACQRDPQEIGAISVDFLQYSAYVLLAGFWLQAAARAQDVLDAGSGEADFYQAKLHSAEFYLRRMLPRASAHREALLGGAGCLMAMAEDSFAF